The following are encoded together in the Fundulus heteroclitus isolate FHET01 chromosome 19, MU-UCD_Fhet_4.1, whole genome shotgun sequence genome:
- the ckba gene encoding creatine kinase, brain a isoform X1 — MPFGNTHNQAKLKFSSEQEYPDLSKHNNHMAKVLTPAIYERLRSKETPSGFTLDDVIQTGVDNPGHPFIMTVGCVAGDEETYEVFKELLDPVIEARHGGYKPTDKHKTDLNSGNLKGGDDLDPDYVLSSRVRTGRSIRGFCLPPHCSRGERRAVEKLSVEALASLSGDLKGKYYALKNMTDAEQQQLIDDHFLFDKPVSPLLLASGMARDWPDGRGIWHNDNKTFLVWVNEEDHLRVISMQKGGNMKEVFDRFCTGLTKIETLFKERGHAFMWNEHLGYVLTCPSNLGTGLRAGVHVKLPNMSKNPKFEEVLTKLRLQKRGTGGVDTAAVGGVFDISNADRIGFSEVELVQMVVDGVKLLVEMEKRLEKGQSIDDLMPAQK; from the exons ATGCCTTTCGGAAACACGCACAACCAGGCCAAGCTGAAGTTCTCCTCCGAGCAGGAGTACCCGGACCTCAGCAAACACAACAACCACATGGCCAAGGTCCTGACTCCGGCCATATACGAGCGGCTGAGGAGCAAAGAGACGCCCAGTGGGTTTACGCTGGATGACGTCATCCAGACCGGGGTGGACAACCCAG GCCACCCATTTATTATGACCGTGGGCTGTGTGGCTGGCGACGAGGAGACATACGAGGTTTTCAAAGAGCTGCTGGACCCTGTGATCGAGGCCAGACATGGAGGATACAAACCCACAGACAAGCACAAGACGGACCTGAACTCAGGAAACCTGAAG GGCGGCGACGACCTGGACCCTGATTATGTTCTGAGCTCCCGGGTCAGAACAGGACGCAGCATCCGTGGCTTCTGCCTGCCGCCACACTGCAGCCGTGGAGAGAGGCGGGCTGTGGAGAAGCTCTCTGTTGAAG CTCTGGCCTCTCTGAGCGGTGACCTGAAAGGCAAATACTACGCCCTGAAGAACATGACGgatgcagagcagcagcagctcatcgACGACCACTTCCTCTTTGACAAGCCAGTGTCTCCTCTCCTGCTGGCCTCAGGAATGGCCCGTGACTGGCCAGACGGCAGGGGAATCTG GCACAACGACAACAAGACCTTCCTGGTCTGGGTGAACGAGGAGGACCACCTGCGTGTGatttccatgcagaaaggcgGCAACATGAAGGAGGTGTTCGATCGCTTCTGCACGGGTCTCACCAAG ATCGAGACCCTGTTCAAGGAGCGGGGCCACGCTTTCATGTGGAATGAGCATCTGGGTTACGTTctcacctgcccctccaacctGGGCACCGGTCTGCGCGCAGGAGTACACGTAAAGCTGCCAAACATGAGCAAAAACCCCAAGTTTGAGGAGGTTCTGACCAAGCTGAGGCTCCAGAAACGCGGGACTG GCGGCGTCGACACCGCGGCCGTCGGCGGAGTCTTTGACATCTCCAACGCTGACAGAATCGGCTTCTCTGAGGTGGAGCTGGTACAGATGGTGGTCGACGGCGTCAAGCTGCTGGTGGAGATGGAGAAGCGTCTGGAGAAAGGCCAGTCCATCGACGACCTGATGCCTGCCCAGAAGTAA
- the ckba gene encoding creatine kinase B-type (The RefSeq protein has 1 substitution compared to this genomic sequence) yields MSENIEKISENMAKLSLKWLSADDEFPDVRNHNNHMAKVLNLEMYKLLRERVTPNGFTIDGVIQTGVDNPGHPFIMTVGCVAGDEETYEVFKELLDPVIEARHGGYKPTDKHKTDLNSGNLKGGDDLDPDYVLSSRVRTGRSIRGFCLPPHCSRGERRAVEKLSVEALASLSGDLKGKYYALKNMTDAEQQQLIDDHFLFDKPVSPLLLASGMARDWPDGRGIWHNDNKTFLVWVNEEDHLRVISMQKGGNMKEVFDRFCTGLTKIETLFKERGHAFMWNEHLGYVLTCPSNLGTGLRAGVHVKLPNMSKNAKFEEVLTKLRLQKRGTGGVDTAAVGGVFDISNADRIGFSEVELVQMVVDGVKLLVEMEKRLEKGQSIDDLMPAQK; encoded by the exons CTCTGAGAACATGGCCAAGCTGAGTCTGAAGTGGCTGTCAGCTGACGATGAGTTCCCAGATGTCCGTAATCACAACAACCACATGGCCAAGGTCTTAAACCTGGAAATGTACAAGCTGCTGAGAGAGAGGGTGACACCCAACGGCTTCACCATAGATGGTGTCATCCAGACAGGGGTTGATAATCCTG GCCACCCATTTATTATGACCGTGGGCTGTGTGGCTGGCGACGAGGAGACATACGAGGTTTTCAAAGAGCTGCTGGACCCTGTGATCGAGGCCAGACATGGAGGATACAAACCCACAGACAAGCACAAGACGGACCTGAACTCAGGAAACCTGAAG GGCGGCGACGACCTGGACCCTGATTATGTTCTGAGCTCCCGGGTCAGAACAGGACGCAGCATCCGTGGCTTCTGCCTGCCGCCACACTGCAGCCGTGGAGAGAGGCGGGCTGTGGAGAAGCTCTCTGTTGAAG CTCTGGCCTCTCTGAGCGGTGACCTGAAAGGCAAATACTACGCCCTGAAGAACATGACGgatgcagagcagcagcagctcatcgACGACCACTTCCTCTTTGACAAGCCAGTGTCTCCTCTCCTGCTGGCCTCAGGAATGGCCCGTGACTGGCCAGACGGCAGGGGAATCTG GCACAACGACAACAAGACCTTCCTGGTCTGGGTGAACGAGGAGGACCACCTGCGTGTGatttccatgcagaaaggcgGCAACATGAAGGAGGTGTTCGATCGCTTCTGCACGGGTCTCACCAAG ATCGAGACCCTGTTCAAGGAGCGGGGCCACGCTTTCATGTGGAATGAGCATCTGGGTTACGTTctcacctgcccctccaacctGGGCACCGGTCTGCGCGCAGGAGTACACGTAAAGCTGCCAAACATGAGCAAAAACCCCAAGTTTGAGGAGGTTCTGACCAAGCTGAGGCTCCAGAAACGCGGGACTG GCGGCGTCGACACCGCGGCCGTCGGCGGAGTCTTTGACATCTCCAACGCTGACAGAATCGGCTTCTCTGAGGTGGAGCTGGTACAGATGGTGGTCGACGGCGTCAAGCTGCTGGTGGAGATGGAGAAGCGTCTGGAGAAAGGCCAGTCCATCGACGACCTGATGCCTGCCCAGAAGTAA